Proteins encoded within one genomic window of Gloeobacter kilaueensis JS1:
- a CDS encoding DUF3769 domain-containing protein yields the protein MPYFPVLPPPPPPLVLLAEALPEPQPPVARVSDLQAQAPGQASDLGKNVDNSRLRPAEEGLSSGGALKPGDQIFLDADDQQYDQTTHIFTARGNVKLRLNDILLSADQMQVNLDTRLAVAEGHLTLVQGEQRLSGRRLEYNFARKEGVLLDAQGRIDTKPDNTAPVPNSPLATDPGPIAAAAPVAPKARGGILRFHARRITFSPQGAKAEDLRATPDQFDPPELEVISNRATLVPNGPGSNRLTIDSGTILFDQTTTLPFPTILSTIDKERRKPPYEIGADYFDKGGIYYQQNFYIDFSNKSWLSFSPQFYIQQAFSSRGFLDPANFGIQSKLNLDYGNGQITKVFLELNGLDLGNLENRLRGRIDQILPLGNHTLTFNFSYNERFFNYVVGYQIAHSILGITLDSPVINLGNTGVLLSYQVNAALINAISDRPNLPAQPDLSRLRLAGSLSKQIPLVVGTYLPPSRETLRFTQQPVTPGLWLDLGTTLSQSWYSSGDSQTYLGGRVGLSTIIGRFTKDLFDYTSLNIGYNNGYVSGLSPFLFDRVASAQQIYGGIQQQIYGPVRAGVQVAYDLFFRKVVDNYFSLSFDRRTYSLSLIYNPVLQTGGFQLRVDDFNWGTNQYGKPDQVTTVLGGVERFNRTGP from the coding sequence GTCCTCCGGCGGTGCGCTCAAGCCCGGCGATCAGATCTTTCTTGACGCCGACGATCAGCAGTACGACCAGACGACCCATATTTTTACGGCCCGAGGCAACGTCAAGCTCCGCCTCAACGACATTCTGCTGAGCGCCGACCAGATGCAGGTCAACCTCGACACGCGCCTGGCGGTGGCCGAGGGCCATCTCACGCTCGTCCAGGGAGAGCAACGCCTGAGCGGCAGGCGGCTGGAGTACAACTTTGCCCGCAAAGAAGGGGTGCTGCTCGATGCCCAGGGGCGCATCGACACCAAGCCCGACAACACCGCGCCGGTGCCCAATTCTCCCCTGGCAACCGATCCAGGACCGATCGCGGCGGCGGCTCCGGTCGCGCCCAAGGCGCGGGGCGGCATCCTGCGCTTCCACGCCCGGCGCATCACCTTCAGCCCCCAGGGCGCAAAAGCCGAGGACCTGCGCGCCACACCGGACCAGTTCGACCCGCCGGAACTGGAGGTCATCTCCAACCGCGCCACGCTCGTCCCGAACGGTCCCGGCTCCAACCGGCTCACGATCGATTCAGGAACAATCCTGTTCGATCAGACGACAACCCTGCCCTTTCCAACCATCCTCAGCACGATCGACAAGGAGCGCCGCAAGCCGCCCTACGAGATCGGTGCCGACTACTTTGACAAGGGCGGCATCTACTACCAGCAAAACTTCTACATCGACTTTTCTAATAAAAGCTGGTTGTCTTTTTCGCCCCAGTTCTACATCCAGCAGGCGTTCAGCTCGCGCGGCTTTCTCGACCCGGCCAACTTCGGCATCCAGAGCAAACTCAACCTCGACTACGGCAACGGCCAGATTACAAAGGTCTTTCTTGAACTCAACGGCCTCGACCTCGGCAACCTCGAAAACCGTCTGCGCGGTCGCATCGATCAGATCCTGCCGCTGGGCAACCACACCCTGACCTTCAACTTTTCCTACAACGAGCGCTTCTTTAACTACGTCGTCGGCTATCAGATCGCCCACTCGATTCTGGGCATTACCCTCGATTCGCCCGTAATCAACCTGGGCAACACCGGCGTGCTGCTCTCTTATCAGGTCAACGCCGCTTTGATCAACGCCATAAGTGACCGGCCCAACCTACCTGCCCAGCCGGACCTTTCCCGCCTGCGGCTCGCGGGTTCTTTAAGCAAACAGATTCCGCTGGTGGTGGGCACCTACCTGCCGCCCTCGCGCGAGACCCTGCGCTTTACCCAGCAGCCGGTCACACCTGGCCTCTGGCTGGATCTGGGCACCACCCTCTCCCAGTCCTGGTACTCGAGCGGCGACAGCCAGACCTACCTGGGTGGCCGGGTGGGCCTCTCGACGATTATTGGCCGCTTTACGAAGGACCTGTTCGATTACACCAGTCTCAACATCGGCTACAACAACGGTTATGTCAGTGGCCTCTCGCCGTTTTTGTTCGACCGGGTCGCCTCAGCTCAGCAGATCTACGGCGGCATCCAGCAGCAGATCTATGGACCGGTGCGCGCCGGAGTCCAGGTGGCCTACGACCTGTTTTTTCGTAAAGTTGTAGACAACTACTTCTCCTTGAGCTTTGATCGGCGCACCTATTCGCTGTCGCTCATCTACAACCCGGTGCTGCAGACCGGCGGTTTTCAGTTGCGCGTCGATGACTTCAACTGGGGAACCAACCAGTACGGCAAACCTGATCAGGTGACGACGGTCCTGGGCGGTGTCGAGCGCTTTAATCGCACCGGTCCCTGA